In Arthrobacter citreus, a genomic segment contains:
- the pdxT gene encoding pyridoxal 5'-phosphate synthase glutaminase subunit PdxT, translating into MKASVFPLHTPPRPLPRPLQVGVLALQGGVREHAASLEASGAKVVLVRRPQELKGLDGLVLPGGESTTMDKLLRAFGVYSPLQELIRGGLPVYGSCAGMILLADHISDPARDLSGAPQQTLGGLDIEVRRNAFGRQRESFETLLDFKGLQNLPSADAGSHPEPVHAVFIRAPWVEKVGDSVEVLARVPPQEPGHASAGDFVARIVAVRSGNLLATSFHPEVTGESRVHELFIQMIRGEA; encoded by the coding sequence ATGAAAGCGAGCGTCTTTCCTTTGCACACACCGCCGCGCCCGCTGCCGCGCCCGCTGCAGGTGGGCGTCCTGGCCCTGCAGGGCGGTGTCCGCGAGCATGCGGCGAGTCTGGAAGCGTCGGGGGCGAAGGTCGTTTTAGTGCGCCGGCCCCAAGAGCTTAAGGGCTTGGACGGGCTGGTGCTCCCGGGCGGGGAATCAACCACCATGGATAAGCTCCTGCGGGCCTTTGGCGTTTATTCTCCGCTTCAGGAGCTGATCCGCGGCGGGCTGCCGGTGTACGGTTCCTGCGCCGGAATGATCCTGCTTGCCGACCATATTTCAGACCCGGCCCGGGACCTTTCGGGTGCGCCGCAGCAGACCCTGGGCGGGCTGGACATTGAAGTCCGGCGCAATGCGTTCGGCCGGCAGCGGGAGTCCTTCGAAACGCTCCTGGACTTCAAGGGCCTTCAGAATCTGCCCTCGGCGGACGCCGGCAGTCATCCGGAGCCGGTCCATGCCGTTTTTATCCGCGCGCCGTGGGTGGAAAAGGTGGGCGATTCCGTCGAAGTGCTGGCCCGGGTTCCGCCGCAGGAGCCGGGTCATGCGTCTGCCGGCGATTTCGTCGCTAGAATTGTGGCAGTGCGTTCGGGAAATCTGCTGGCCACCTCATTCCATCCGGAGGTAACGGGGGAGAGCCGCGTTCACGAACTTTTTATCCAGATGATCAGAGGAGAAGCGTAG
- a CDS encoding CapA family protein: protein MENRVGNVRGARGFAGTAVLLLVLAAGAAGCSPVPEPDAAESASLAPATSKAASPGTAPGAASASATPAPAPRPTPGLGPDCAAERCFSMMVAGDLLVHPQLWTQAETDAAASGRGPLDFGPLLEGKRVYLDRADVGICHMETPVAPPQGPYAGYPLFNVPPQVLSAAKNVGYDACTTASNHTVDAGTDGLNRTLAELDALGLEHTGSYASEADAAQPMILKTPAAKVSVIEATYGLNGMTADFDWQVDLLDPADMIARAQAARAAGADVVVGALHAGDEYASVPNDQQVQTAHALADSGEFDFIYGHHSHSVLPIENYNGTWIAYGLGNAVTELSPWYGVNNEGLILRAQFGRDGAGAWSVTDLAWAPSVIVRDPYRWCSVAADLPQGDCASGAQQAEVRARTVTVVESMGAAEAGAREWLVSAEK, encoded by the coding sequence GTGGAAAACAGGGTCGGAAACGTCAGGGGTGCCCGCGGTTTCGCCGGCACTGCCGTGCTGCTGCTGGTGCTGGCGGCGGGTGCGGCCGGATGCTCGCCGGTGCCGGAACCGGATGCCGCCGAGTCCGCGTCCCTGGCCCCGGCCACGTCGAAGGCGGCTTCTCCCGGCACCGCTCCAGGGGCGGCTTCGGCCTCGGCTACTCCGGCCCCCGCTCCGCGGCCGACGCCCGGACTTGGTCCGGACTGTGCCGCTGAACGGTGCTTTTCGATGATGGTGGCCGGTGACCTCCTGGTGCATCCGCAGCTGTGGACCCAGGCCGAAACCGATGCGGCGGCCTCAGGGCGCGGGCCGCTGGACTTTGGGCCGCTCCTGGAAGGCAAAAGGGTCTATCTGGACCGTGCTGACGTGGGGATCTGCCACATGGAGACGCCGGTGGCGCCGCCGCAGGGACCGTACGCCGGGTACCCGCTGTTCAACGTGCCGCCGCAGGTCCTCTCTGCCGCCAAGAATGTTGGTTACGACGCCTGCACCACGGCCAGCAACCACACCGTGGATGCCGGAACCGACGGATTGAACCGCACGCTGGCCGAACTGGATGCCCTGGGACTGGAACACACCGGATCCTACGCCTCGGAGGCGGACGCAGCGCAGCCGATGATCCTGAAGACCCCCGCGGCGAAGGTGTCGGTGATCGAAGCGACCTATGGCCTGAACGGCATGACCGCGGACTTTGACTGGCAGGTGGACCTGCTGGATCCGGCGGACATGATCGCCCGGGCACAGGCTGCGCGGGCCGCGGGGGCCGACGTCGTGGTGGGCGCGCTCCATGCCGGCGACGAATATGCTTCGGTACCCAATGACCAGCAGGTGCAAACCGCACACGCCCTGGCCGACAGCGGCGAGTTCGACTTCATCTACGGCCACCACAGCCACTCCGTGCTGCCCATTGAAAACTACAACGGCACGTGGATTGCGTACGGGCTGGGCAACGCCGTCACCGAACTTTCGCCCTGGTACGGCGTAAACAATGAAGGGCTGATCCTGCGCGCCCAGTTTGGCCGGGACGGCGCCGGCGCCTGGAGCGTCACCGATCTGGCGTGGGCGCCGTCGGTGATCGTCCGTGACCCCTACCGCTGGTGCTCCGTCGCCGCTGACCTGCCGCAGGGCGACTGTGCATCCGGGGCGCAGCAGGCCGAAGTCCGGGCGCGCACCGTCACCGTGGTCGAATCGATGGGCGCCGCCGAAGCGGGCGCCCGTGAGTGGCTGGTGAGCGCCGAGAAGTAG
- a CDS encoding glutamine amidotransferase: protein MSEDQTAAGNRSINILQLYPREMNIYGDWGNVLVLKQRLKWNGYTANVMEYNVGDDFPADVDLLVGGGGQDSGQVVIQEDLQALAPTLRAMAEDDVPMLAICGLYQLFGRFFKTHTGTVIPGIGLLDLETHGGTERLIGNVLSVSEEFGEIHGYENHSGQTFLGSGVKPLAEVRKGEGNNSKDNYEGARYRNVVASYLHGSLLPKNPAIADFLIEQAVTRKFGAFEPAPPSARDLDELAKLSELARQHAGQRPR from the coding sequence ATGAGCGAGGACCAAACGGCAGCGGGCAACCGGAGCATCAACATCCTGCAGCTGTACCCGCGGGAAATGAACATCTACGGCGACTGGGGCAACGTCCTGGTCCTGAAGCAGCGCCTGAAGTGGAACGGCTACACCGCCAACGTCATGGAATACAACGTGGGCGACGACTTCCCGGCCGACGTTGACCTCCTGGTGGGCGGCGGCGGGCAGGACAGCGGACAGGTTGTCATCCAGGAGGACCTGCAGGCGCTGGCTCCCACCCTGCGGGCCATGGCCGAGGACGACGTTCCGATGCTGGCGATCTGCGGGCTGTACCAGCTGTTTGGACGGTTTTTCAAGACCCACACCGGCACCGTCATTCCCGGGATCGGCCTGCTGGACCTGGAAACGCACGGCGGCACCGAGCGCCTGATCGGCAACGTGCTGTCCGTCAGCGAGGAGTTCGGCGAGATCCACGGTTACGAGAACCACTCCGGCCAAACGTTCCTGGGCTCAGGCGTCAAGCCGCTGGCCGAGGTCCGCAAGGGCGAGGGCAACAACTCCAAGGACAACTACGAGGGCGCCCGCTACCGCAACGTCGTGGCCAGCTACCTGCACGGCTCCCTGCTGCCCAAGAACCCGGCCATCGCCGACTTCCTCATTGAGCAGGCCGTGACGCGCAAGTTCGGCGCCTTTGAACCGGCTCCGCCCTCGGCGCGGGATCTGGACGAGCTGGCGAAGCTGTCCGAGCTGGCCCGGCAGCACGCCGGCCAGCGCCCCCGCTAG
- a CDS encoding M3 family metallopeptidase, producing MSNPFLSTSTLPYQLPPFDQISPDDFLPAFKAGFEEHLAEIDAITRNPQAPDFENTIAAMELAGQTLARTAAAFFTLTAADATDQVQAIEQEVGPQLAAHGDSIHLNKDLWARVEAVSVEGLDAESSRLVQEYRRAFIRAGARLDDDGQARMRELNSRLSVLGTDYAQKLLRDTNNSALLVSNAADLAGLSDDGIASAAAAAAEAGSEGSYLLSLILPTSQPALASLTNRETRRRLFEASLNRGFRGNGDNTLALAAEMAALRAERAALLGFATHADFATDNQTAPSLEAIHSMLGKLAPPAVRNANAEAELLREAARRDGISELAAWDWSYYSEQVRREKFSVDRSALRPYFELERVLADGVFYAANRLYGITFTERPDLVGYHPDVRIWEVKNDDGSPLGLFLGDYYTRDTKAGGAWMNSLVHQSALLGTQAVVINNLNIPKPPAGEPTLLSFDEVVTAFHEFGHALHGLFSDVTYPQFSGTAVPRDFVEYPSQVNEMWMLWPEVVANFARHHETGEPLPSGVIDRIEAASTWGEGFGTTEYLGAALLDLAWHELSPGETVTDPQQFEADALSRAGVALELVPPRYRSGYFKHIFAGGYAASYYAYIWSEVLDADTVEWFKENGGLTRENGNRFRRELLSRGNSIDPLEAFRNFRGREAAIEPLLHRRGLA from the coding sequence ATGAGCAACCCTTTCCTGAGTACCAGTACTCTGCCCTATCAGCTGCCGCCGTTCGACCAGATCAGCCCCGACGATTTCCTGCCGGCCTTCAAAGCCGGATTCGAGGAACACCTCGCCGAAATCGACGCCATCACCCGGAATCCCCAGGCTCCGGATTTCGAGAACACGATCGCGGCCATGGAGCTCGCCGGGCAGACGCTGGCACGCACGGCAGCTGCGTTTTTCACCCTGACCGCAGCCGATGCAACGGACCAGGTCCAGGCCATCGAGCAGGAAGTGGGCCCGCAGCTGGCCGCCCACGGCGACAGCATCCATCTCAACAAGGACCTCTGGGCACGGGTCGAAGCGGTTTCGGTGGAAGGTCTGGACGCTGAGTCCTCCCGCCTCGTCCAGGAGTACCGCCGCGCCTTTATCCGCGCCGGAGCCAGGCTCGACGACGACGGCCAGGCGCGCATGCGCGAGCTGAACTCACGCCTGTCCGTGCTGGGCACCGACTACGCACAGAAGCTGCTGCGCGACACCAACAATTCAGCGCTGCTGGTGAGCAATGCAGCGGATTTGGCTGGCCTGTCCGATGACGGCATTGCCTCCGCCGCCGCGGCGGCCGCGGAGGCAGGCTCCGAAGGCAGCTACCTGCTGTCGCTGATCCTGCCGACGTCCCAGCCGGCCCTGGCCTCATTGACCAACAGGGAAACCCGCAGGCGCCTCTTCGAGGCTTCACTGAACCGGGGCTTCCGCGGCAACGGGGACAACACACTGGCCCTGGCTGCCGAAATGGCTGCGCTGCGCGCAGAACGCGCCGCGCTGCTGGGCTTCGCGACCCACGCGGACTTCGCCACCGACAACCAAACCGCGCCGTCCCTGGAAGCGATCCACTCCATGCTCGGGAAGCTGGCCCCTCCGGCGGTGCGCAACGCCAACGCCGAAGCGGAGCTGCTGCGCGAAGCCGCGCGTCGGGACGGCATCAGCGAGCTTGCCGCCTGGGACTGGTCCTACTACTCGGAACAGGTGCGCCGGGAGAAGTTCAGCGTGGACCGCTCCGCCCTCCGGCCGTACTTTGAACTGGAACGGGTCCTGGCCGACGGTGTCTTTTACGCCGCCAACCGGCTGTACGGCATCACCTTCACGGAGCGCCCCGACCTGGTGGGCTACCATCCGGATGTCCGGATTTGGGAAGTGAAGAACGACGACGGCTCGCCCCTTGGCCTGTTCCTGGGCGACTACTACACCCGCGACACCAAGGCCGGCGGCGCCTGGATGAACTCCCTGGTGCACCAGTCCGCCCTGCTGGGAACCCAGGCCGTGGTCATCAACAACCTGAACATTCCCAAGCCGCCGGCCGGTGAGCCCACGCTGCTGTCTTTCGACGAGGTGGTGACCGCCTTCCACGAATTCGGCCATGCCCTGCACGGCTTGTTCTCGGATGTCACCTATCCTCAGTTCTCCGGCACCGCCGTGCCGCGGGACTTCGTCGAGTACCCCTCGCAGGTCAACGAAATGTGGATGCTGTGGCCCGAGGTCGTGGCCAACTTCGCCAGGCACCACGAAACCGGGGAACCGCTGCCGTCCGGGGTCATTGACCGGATCGAAGCCGCCTCAACCTGGGGTGAAGGGTTCGGCACCACGGAATACCTCGGCGCGGCACTGCTGGATCTGGCGTGGCACGAGCTGTCCCCCGGCGAAACCGTCACCGATCCGCAGCAGTTCGAGGCGGACGCCCTGTCACGGGCTGGCGTGGCCCTGGAGCTGGTGCCGCCGCGCTACCGGTCCGGGTACTTCAAGCACATTTTCGCCGGCGGGTACGCGGCTTCCTACTACGCCTACATCTGGAGCGAGGTCCTGGACGCGGACACCGTGGAGTGGTTCAAGGAAAACGGCGGGCTGACCCGGGAAAACGGGAACCGGTTCCGCCGCGAACTGCTGTCCCGGGGCAACAGCATCGACCCGCTGGAGGCATTCCGGAACTTCCGCGGCCGCGAAGCAGCGATCGAGCCGCTGCTGCACCGCCGCGGTTTGGCCTGA
- a CDS encoding MurT ligase domain-containing protein — protein sequence MSSFSVLTGKLVRSASKLRGGGSALPGLVVEKIDPDFIRRTLADLPLGVAVVSGTNGKTTTTKMVVELLESQGLKVFTNRTGSNFTRGVAAALLGEVDWRGRLDADVAVLELDEAHAVHFVKLIQPRYSLLLNVLRDQLDRFGEIDKTTRLLESIAKATTQTVVLNREDPRVASIAASLDQQEVRYFGLDSSLRSTFPNDDEMRGSKAEALAAVLPADVVLERVAESDADFRVDDTVVTTGLKLRGVYNIFNAAAALALARVIAGPSANSGALFTALSNVEPAFGRGESLVVNGQPLELVLVKNPSGFRLGLKSFAAHGYSTMIAINDNYADGRDMSWLWDVDFETLAADGVNMVTGVRAYDMALRLKYDDVPVADINPDITDALKAFIAVSGQRPMRIFCTYTAMLAVRRELSKITTVEVVS from the coding sequence ATGAGTTCTTTCTCCGTCCTGACAGGCAAGCTGGTCCGCAGTGCCTCCAAACTGCGCGGCGGCGGCTCCGCATTGCCCGGCCTCGTGGTGGAGAAAATCGACCCCGATTTCATCCGCCGCACGCTGGCCGACCTGCCTCTGGGCGTCGCCGTCGTTTCCGGAACCAACGGGAAAACCACCACCACCAAAATGGTCGTGGAACTGCTCGAATCCCAGGGCCTGAAGGTGTTCACCAACCGCACCGGCAGCAACTTCACCCGCGGTGTCGCCGCGGCGCTGCTGGGCGAAGTGGACTGGCGCGGCCGCCTGGACGCCGACGTCGCCGTCCTGGAACTGGACGAAGCGCACGCCGTGCACTTCGTGAAGCTGATCCAGCCGCGCTATTCGCTGCTGCTGAACGTGCTTCGCGACCAGCTGGACCGGTTCGGTGAAATCGACAAGACCACCCGGCTGCTGGAGTCCATCGCCAAGGCCACCACACAAACGGTGGTGCTCAACCGCGAGGACCCGCGCGTCGCCTCCATTGCCGCATCCCTGGATCAGCAGGAGGTCCGCTACTTTGGCCTCGACTCGTCCCTGCGCAGCACCTTCCCAAACGACGACGAGATGCGCGGCTCCAAGGCCGAAGCCCTGGCCGCCGTGCTGCCCGCCGACGTCGTGCTGGAACGCGTGGCCGAAAGCGACGCCGATTTCCGCGTGGATGACACGGTGGTGACCACGGGCCTGAAGCTGCGCGGGGTCTACAACATCTTCAACGCGGCGGCCGCACTGGCCCTGGCCCGCGTCATCGCCGGGCCTTCGGCCAACAGCGGCGCCCTGTTCACGGCGCTGTCCAACGTGGAGCCGGCGTTTGGGCGCGGCGAGTCCCTGGTGGTCAACGGACAGCCCCTGGAACTGGTGCTGGTGAAGAACCCCAGCGGTTTCCGGCTCGGCCTGAAGTCCTTTGCTGCCCACGGATACTCCACCATGATTGCCATCAACGACAACTACGCCGACGGACGCGACATGTCCTGGCTGTGGGACGTTGATTTCGAGACCCTGGCCGCGGACGGAGTGAACATGGTCACCGGCGTGCGCGCCTACGACATGGCGCTGCGGCTGAAGTACGACGACGTTCCGGTGGCGGACATCAATCCGGACATCACCGATGCGCTAAAGGCCTTTATCGCCGTTTCCGGCCAGCGCCCCATGCGCATCTTCTGCACGTACACGGCCATGCTGGCCGTGCGGCGCGAACTTTCCAAGATCACGACAGTAGAGGTGGTCTCATGA
- a CDS encoding GNAT family N-acetyltransferase has protein sequence MVTIAACQELHRNWLQTLAGATGGRTFSTHESEWAWMPARRQLVLLYPQRIAPAGIRPGLAEGTRLGAQSVSVWLNNAVSYAPLEAFGFRRGPQPLWMSAPVSAPQQFSSAAAVIDPEPAEVTGPDAEELAAGLGHPRTAWHVTSRGGGKLTGRAWVFVPSQQVQQEQRRLQEKPVSGSLGGVFSLAVGPSSRRQGYGTALLSRAATVAATAGADRLAINAAPLGQELCAARGFELIGRGQQLTLDLR, from the coding sequence ATGGTCACCATCGCCGCCTGCCAGGAGCTTCACCGGAACTGGCTGCAGACCCTGGCCGGCGCCACCGGTGGCCGGACCTTCTCCACACATGAATCGGAATGGGCCTGGATGCCGGCCCGGCGGCAGCTGGTGCTGCTGTATCCGCAGCGGATCGCACCGGCGGGCATCCGCCCGGGCTTGGCCGAGGGAACACGGCTGGGTGCCCAGAGTGTGTCGGTGTGGCTGAACAACGCGGTCAGCTACGCCCCGCTGGAGGCGTTTGGATTCCGCCGCGGTCCGCAGCCGCTGTGGATGAGCGCTCCCGTTTCAGCTCCGCAGCAGTTCAGCTCCGCCGCGGCGGTCATCGATCCGGAGCCGGCGGAAGTCACCGGTCCCGATGCCGAAGAGCTCGCAGCGGGGCTGGGCCATCCCCGGACCGCCTGGCATGTCACGAGCCGCGGCGGAGGAAAGCTCACCGGACGGGCATGGGTGTTTGTTCCGTCCCAGCAGGTGCAGCAGGAACAGCGGAGGTTGCAGGAAAAGCCGGTTTCCGGCTCCCTTGGCGGTGTTTTCAGTCTTGCCGTGGGGCCTTCCAGCCGCCGCCAGGGCTACGGAACGGCGCTGCTGAGCCGGGCCGCCACCGTCGCTGCTACCGCCGGCGCGGACCGGCTGGCCATCAACGCCGCTCCCCTGGGCCAGGAGCTGTGTGCGGCGCGCGGCTTCGAGCTTATTGGCCGCGGCCAGCAGCTGACCCTGGACCTGCGCTGA